A stretch of DNA from candidate division WOR-3 bacterium:
CTTGGTTCATCATATACTGCTCTTACCGGTGATCCTGCTTCAATTTATTACAATCCTGCTGGTATTGCTGAATCAAATCCACAAGAAATACAGTTTTCAAATAGTCCCTTACCCCTAGGTGGACAGTATGGCTGGTTATCCTATGTTAGACCAACTTTGAAAATTGGAAGTTTTGGTTTTGCTATATTATTTATCAATTCAGGTAAAATACAAATTGTAGATCCAGATGGAAGATTTGGAGGAAATTTTAACCATTTTGAATCTGCACTTTATTTTTCCTATGCAAGGGAATTTTCAAAATATCTTGACATGGGATTGTCGTATAAATTACTTTATAAAACTATTTCAAGGTATGCTTCAATAGGTCATTCCTTTGATTTTGGATTTATAATTTTCCCTGAAAATATTTATAAAATAGGTCTATCTCTTGTTAATGCAGTGAATGTTCCTTACAAACTTATTGAGGAATCTGAAGAAATCCCCTTAACTATAAGAACCGGGTTATCATCAAATCTATTTGAAGGGAAATTGAATTTACTTTTAGACTTTTTCTCTATTACTGGCTGGAATGAGAACTTTTATTCTTTTGGGATAGAATATTACCCGATTGACTTATTTTCTTTAAGAATAGGAATTTCGAAGTATAATTTTACAGCAGGTTCAGGTGTTTTCCTTAAATTACCCGGTAAGAAAATAGGAATTGATTTTGGTGGTGCTTATCAGTATGAGAGTAATGGTTTATTTCCCTTGACAGGTTTTATAACCTTATGGTTTCAATTTGCTGGCTTTAGAGTTGAGGTTTCTCCTAATGTCAGGGTGTTTTCGCCGAGGTCAAGAGAGAACAATATTTTAAGGATAGACCTTTTTACGCAAGCAAAGCATGAAATTGAAAAATGGCAATTTGTTATTAAAGATTCTAAGGGAGAAATAAAGAGAATTTATAAAGACTTTGGAGAACCTGCTAAGGAACTTTTATGGGATGGAAGAGATGACCTTGGAATTCTTGTAAGTGACGGATCCTATTATTATGAATTTAGAGTTGTTCAAAAGGACGGAAGCGTTTTAACTGATTCAGGATTTCTTGCGGAGGTAAAAACCCTGGGTCCAAAAGGTGAAATTTTTTATAGAGAGAAGGGTAAGGTTTCAGAAGAAAAAGAAGAAATTGAACAAAAATGATTAATACAATCTTAAAACTAATTTTTATAGGTGTTTTATTTTCTCCTCAGGAAATTAAGCTTATTGAAGATGCAGAGACACTTTTTCATGAAGGTTTATACCAGGATGCTATCCAGATGTATGAAAAGGCTCTGAAAACAAATTTAGGAAAAGAGATGAGAAGAGAAATTTTTTACAGGATTGGTGAATGCTATTTCAATCTTGGAGATTATCAGAAATCCCTCAGTATATTTGAAAAATTGGAGGAAGAATCCTTTAAAACCTATATTTATCCAGAGGTTTTATATGCACTTGGAATTATTCACCTTGCTTTAGGCCATTATGACAAAGCAAAATTTTATCTGATTGAAAAGATAAAAGAGTTTCCTTCTTATGTGTCAGATATAAGAGTTAATGAAGGGCAGGGTATTTATTATTTTACTCAGGAAATTTATGAAAGTTCTTATGAAAAATTAAAGAATGCAATAAGTGGAGTGGGAATTTTTTATAAGGGAATGACGCTTTCAAGATTGGGAAAACCAGTAGATGCTCTTAAAGAATTTAAGAAAATTCAGATTTTATATCCTTTTACTCCACTTGCAGAATATGCTGCGTATGTTTCAGGAGAAGCAATGTTTATAAATAATGATTTCACAGGTGCTTTAAACCTTTATCAAAAATTTATTGAATCTTTCGGTACTTCCCCCCTTGTTGACTATGCAAAATATAAAATAGGCGTTTGTCTTCTTCATCTGGGAAATAAAGCCCAGGCTCTTACATATTTAAATTCCCTTCTTGGTCACCCTGATGAAATTCTTGTTGCGCACTCCTATTTGATGGGTGGAATTGCCTTAAGGGAAATGGGAGACTATGAAAAAGCAATTAAGTATCTTTTAAAAGCAGCTTTTGATTTCCCACAAGTTGGTTCAGCCCCACTTGCTCATATGGAACTTGGAAAAACATATTTACTGACCGGTAATAAGGAACAGGCCTTAATAACCTTTAAACAACTTTCAAATACTTATATGACAGGTGAATTTTCTGGCATAGGAGATTATCTTACAGCAAGTATTTTATACAGGGATAAAAGGATACTTGAAGCCCGGTTTCAGCTTGAAAATTTGATTAAATATTATCCAAAGTCATATATTTTGCCTGCTGCATATGTTCTTTTGTTAAAGTGTATGATTGATTCAAGAGAAACAAAGGAAGCAATAGTTAGAGGAGAAGAATTTTTAAAAAGTGATATTTATAAACTCGATGGAATAAATAATAGCTACGCTGAGAAATGGATCGCAAGGTTAAAATTGATGCTTGCTGAAGCTTACTATGAAGAAAAAGACCTTGAGAAGGCTACAAAATACTATGAAGAATTAATTGAGAGTGGAGACCCTGATATTATGGCAGAGGTTTTTAATGGTCTTGGCTGGTGTTATCTGGAAAGTGAAAGATATGATGCAGCAATTCAAAAATTTGATGTTGTTATTTCTTCATATCAAAAAGATACACTTGCACTTACTTCTTCCCTTTTTGGTAAAGGAGTGGCAATTTATAATTCTTGTGCTCTGTTGCAGGAAGAATTACAGAGAGGAGAAAGGTTTAAAAGTGCGGCGTTTACTTTTAAAGAAATTGTGAGGTTTTATCCTTCATCTTTACTTGCACCAGCTGCTTTGTTTTACGCTGGTGATGCTTTTGCAAAAGCAAATCTTTATGGAAATGCAGTTCAGGAGTGGGAGGCAGTTCTTTCGGAGTATCCTGGAACAAAGTATGCTGGATATGCTGCCTACTGGCTTGGTGATACTTATTTTAGAGCAGGTGAGCTTGAAAAAGCTGTATCTTATTTCAGAATTCTACTTGAACAGTATCCTGAAAATGATCTTGTAAGAGAAGGTTATTTAAGGCTTGCTTCAACCTATTACACAATGAAGGATTATGATAATGCAAGAGATATATTAAAAAAGTTTCTTTCAGTTTTCCCGGATGATTCTCTGGTAAAAGATGCTAAATCACTTTTAGAACAGGTTTATTATTTTAAATCTGAAAAGGAGCCTGAAAGAATTGAGGATTATGCAAAAGAATTTCCGGAAAGTGAACTTCTCGCTCAGAGACTTTATAATGAAGCAGCTACACTCTACAATAATAAAAAATATGAAGAAGCGATTGAAAAAGCAAAGAGGGTTATACTATTGTTTCCATCATCTATTAATGCGGCAGAGGCTCAAAAAATTGTCATTGCTTCTTATGGTTCATTAAATAATTTTAAAGCAATGGCGGAGGAAGCTGAAAGATTTGTCCAGTATTTTCCTGAACATGAAGAGGTTCCAACAATGTTAAAAGTTGAAGCCCAGGGTTTGATTCAGGAAGAGAATTATGTAAAGGCAAATGAAGTTCTTGATAAACTGATTAGAAACTATTCTTCTTCTCCTGCTGCAAAGGAAGGTATTATTTTGAAAGGGGAAGTTTTACTTAACCTTGGTAAGCTAAGAGAAGCTATTAAAACTCTTGAAGAGATTTCTCCGACTGAAGAATATGCATCAAGATATTATTATCTTTTAGGAGAGGCTTATAATAAACTTGGCCAGATTGATAAAGCCATAAGTTATTATTTATCACTTTTAAAATTTGGAGATATAGATGATATTTATAGAATAAAGGGTTTATATACTTTGGCAAGCCTATACCAGATTAAAGGTGATTTGAAAAATGCTGCACAGATTTATGAAGCAATAGCACAGGTAACAAGTGACCCAGCTATAAAAGAGGATGCTCTATCAAGAGCAAATCTTTTGAAGAAACAATGAGTTCAATTCTCTATAATAAAGAATTTATTTTAAAATGATACTCGGACAACCTATATTAAAATTAGCTTTAAACCCCTTTATGTTAGTTTTAGAAATTGCCTCACTAATTGCTCTATGGGCAATAATTGATAGATTACTTGCATACACCAGGCTTTCAGAAAAAGAGGAACAGAAATTTATTGATAGAACAAAGATGCTTATAGAAAAAGGAAGGTTTGAGGAATTGAAAGCTTTCAGTTCAGCTATTAATAGACCATTCGCAAAGGTAGTTAATCTTCTTGCAGAGAATATTCAATATCCAAAAGAGGTTCTGGAATCAGTCTTGGAAAGCGCTTTGATGCTTACAAGACTTGAACTTTCAAAAAAACTAAATATTCTTGGAACAATAAGTTATATTGCTCCACTCCTTGGTCTTCTCGGGACAGTGGTTGGGATAATACAGGCATTCTATTCAGTAGCTAAGATGGGGGCAACAGTAGGACCTGAAGCTATGATGGAAGGTGTTGCTATTGCTCTTTTGACAACAGCTCTTGGTATTATTATTGCAGTCCCCTGTGCTATAATGTATAATTATTTTAGGAATAAAATTGAACATCTTATGGCAAGAATTGAAGTTTCTGCTGAAGAAATTATGAATTTTATGATTTATGTTAAAGAACAAAGGGAAAAAGTTTAATGAAAAGAAAAAAGGGGTTTTTAAAAGAAAGTGATTTTGAAATAGATTTAACACCTGCAATAAATATCGCTTTAATTTTAGTTCTAATTTTTATAACAGGCGCGGTTACAATATTTCAGACTTGGCTTACTGTTTCTTCACCTAAAGTGAGAAAAGCTCCAAATGTTCAAGAACAGACTATGGCAGAGTTTAAAGTAAATATTCATCTTTCAGCTGATGGGAACATTCTATTGAATGAAGAGCCTGTGAGTTTCAATAAACTTGATTCTTTACTTCCCTATTTACTTATAAGAAGTGCAACTGGACTTGTTCTTGTGAGTGCTGATTCACAGGTAGAACACGGAAAAGTAGTAGAAATTATTGATCTTGCAAAACAAAAAGGAGCAAGGGAAGTTGCTTTATTAAAAAGGGTAAGATGAAATGAATAATAATGAGTTTGCCAAAATTAATGTTACACCTTTGTGCGATATTTCCTTTACACTTTTACTTACCCTTATGATTGCAACTACATACCTTTCTGTAAAACAAGCTCCTTTCAGAGTGATATTACCTGATGTTGAAACTGTTGAGCCAAGAGGTGCAGATGTT
This window harbors:
- a CDS encoding tetratricopeptide repeat protein: MINTILKLIFIGVLFSPQEIKLIEDAETLFHEGLYQDAIQMYEKALKTNLGKEMRREIFYRIGECYFNLGDYQKSLSIFEKLEEESFKTYIYPEVLYALGIIHLALGHYDKAKFYLIEKIKEFPSYVSDIRVNEGQGIYYFTQEIYESSYEKLKNAISGVGIFYKGMTLSRLGKPVDALKEFKKIQILYPFTPLAEYAAYVSGEAMFINNDFTGALNLYQKFIESFGTSPLVDYAKYKIGVCLLHLGNKAQALTYLNSLLGHPDEILVAHSYLMGGIALREMGDYEKAIKYLLKAAFDFPQVGSAPLAHMELGKTYLLTGNKEQALITFKQLSNTYMTGEFSGIGDYLTASILYRDKRILEARFQLENLIKYYPKSYILPAAYVLLLKCMIDSRETKEAIVRGEEFLKSDIYKLDGINNSYAEKWIARLKLMLAEAYYEEKDLEKATKYYEELIESGDPDIMAEVFNGLGWCYLESERYDAAIQKFDVVISSYQKDTLALTSSLFGKGVAIYNSCALLQEELQRGERFKSAAFTFKEIVRFYPSSLLAPAALFYAGDAFAKANLYGNAVQEWEAVLSEYPGTKYAGYAAYWLGDTYFRAGELEKAVSYFRILLEQYPENDLVREGYLRLASTYYTMKDYDNARDILKKFLSVFPDDSLVKDAKSLLEQVYYFKSEKEPERIEDYAKEFPESELLAQRLYNEAATLYNNKKYEEAIEKAKRVILLFPSSINAAEAQKIVIASYGSLNNFKAMAEEAERFVQYFPEHEEVPTMLKVEAQGLIQEENYVKANEVLDKLIRNYSSSPAAKEGIILKGEVLLNLGKLREAIKTLEEISPTEEYASRYYYLLGEAYNKLGQIDKAISYYLSLLKFGDIDDIYRIKGLYTLASLYQIKGDLKNAAQIYEAIAQVTSDPAIKEDALSRANLLKKQ
- a CDS encoding MotA/TolQ/ExbB proton channel family protein, with the protein product MLVLEIASLIALWAIIDRLLAYTRLSEKEEQKFIDRTKMLIEKGRFEELKAFSSAINRPFAKVVNLLAENIQYPKEVLESVLESALMLTRLELSKKLNILGTISYIAPLLGLLGTVVGIIQAFYSVAKMGATVGPEAMMEGVAIALLTTALGIIIAVPCAIMYNYFRNKIEHLMARIEVSAEEIMNFMIYVKEQREKV
- a CDS encoding biopolymer transporter ExbD, whose product is MKRKKGFLKESDFEIDLTPAINIALILVLIFITGAVTIFQTWLTVSSPKVRKAPNVQEQTMAEFKVNIHLSADGNILLNEEPVSFNKLDSLLPYLLIRSATGLVLVSADSQVEHGKVVEIIDLAKQKGAREVALLKRVR